In Canis aureus isolate CA01 chromosome 12, VMU_Caureus_v.1.0, whole genome shotgun sequence, a genomic segment contains:
- the FCGR1A gene encoding high affinity immunoglobulin gamma Fc receptor I isoform X3, whose product MWLLTVLLLWVPAGAQTDWLILQVSGRVFTEGEPLTLRCHGWNNKLVYNVLFYQNGTVLKFSPQNSEFTILKTTLHHNGIYHCSAMGKHRYESAGVSITIKELFPAPVLKASLSSPILEGHVVNLSCETKLLLQRPGLQLYFSFYMGSKTLLSRNTSSEYQILTAKKEDSGLYWCEATTEDGNVVKRSPELELQVVGPQTLTPVWFHVLFYVAMGMIFLVDTIFCMIIHKELQRKKKWNLEISLYSGLEKRVDSYLQKERDLEEPKYQELEQLQEKTPQKPPEGEQQ is encoded by the exons ATTGGCTAATACTCCAGGTCTCTGGCAGAGTCTTCACGGAAGGGGAACCTCTGACTTTGAGGTGTCATGGATGGAATAATAAGCTGGTGTACAATGTGCTTTTCTACCAAAATGGCACAGTCTTGAAGTTTTCTCCTCAGAATTCTGAATTTACCATTCTGAAAACCACCCTACATCACAATGGCATCTATCACTGCTCAGCCATGGGAAAGCATCGCTACGAATCAGCAGGAGTATCTATCACTATAAAAG AGCTATTTCCAGCCCCAGTGCTAAAAGCATCCTTGTCATCACCCATCCTGGAGGGGCATGTGGTCAATCTGAGCTGTGAAACAAAGCTCCTCCTACAGAGACCTGGTTTGCAACTTTACTTCTCCTTCTACATGGGCAGTAagaccctgctgagcaggaataCATCCTCTGAATACCAGATACTAACTGCTAAGAAAGAAGATTCAGGGTTATACTGGTGCGAGGCTACCACAGAAGATGGCAATGTCGTCAAGCGCAGCCCTGAGTTGGAGCTTCAAGTGGTTG gccCCCAGACACTAACTCCTGTTTGGTTTCACGTCCTTTTCTATGTGGCAATGGGAATGATATTTTTGGTGGATACCATTTTCTGTATGATTATACATAAGGaactgcaaagaaagaaaaagtggaattTAGAAATCTCGTTGTACTCTGGTCTTGAGAAAAGAGTAGATTCCTACCTTCAAAAGGAGAGAGATTTAGAAGAGCCAAAATATCAGGAACTCGAACAGCTGCAAGAAAAGACACCCCAGAAGCCCCCAGAGGGAGAGCAGCAGTAG